Proteins encoded in a region of the Sugiyamaella lignohabitans strain CBS 10342 chromosome B, complete sequence genome:
- the OPY2 gene encoding Protein OPY2, whose protein sequence is MVSFKGHSPGGCIFAGEAGDIVLSILNFWSANMGRQRAEPDRTNNKLDNEVMSGISLTLGPRACVSCPSNPPQCNCAPDENCIITLQSCEQCPQVVCSPNTTGGAAGPSSTSSAGGGGSHAGPIAGGVVGGLAAFALILGFLLWKFVYSASARQKRQEELMMLSQEYMEPNVTPNVDAESGFFEKQRMSRDTGLGSYDTEGKSTRFSSVTMSSINTGRGSNIIPIAYIPGVTSRQQLQDQQMTDQFFSASDILRESQISNEDDIRSSIATTNYRGSAYVPSDVVTAVPMKPNLVELSGANKRTLGPTKNPGLMLNTQEALGDRDSVHSTTSVASSTVLHSAQQIMRGGARSIRIGKAQPVGLQSQFIAEEDENEKDQSSGRLSAASSRISKTASHISAVIQRTASKSSSLGVSKSGGDLSRNPTNSSSSSQGLARSITSPTGFSTAPIDQLNTGIAKEVGTTLGNTSAILATVSSTSGTSSNMPSAPLSNPYTTEYGNGSNTSLDIRLSTTSAFDIDLPFLKNDPESALNGDSQSNSELAVSRAVSRSSRFSHKTGRESVEYVADDLPQEAYLYASSPHLLGAGDNELSDDDELRRAPVQQQQQKPSVQPHHQHPSNGSTLSYASSLSERAPEFTTLIRPKRSDSPEGRSSPFDDKYEHK, encoded by the coding sequence ATGGTATCTTTTAAGGGGCACTCACCAGGGGGATGTATATTTGCAGGTGAAGCTGGGGATATAGTCTTAAGCATATTAAATTTCTGGAGCGCTAATATGGGAAGACAGCGAGCCGAGCCAGATAGAACTAACAATAAGTTAGACAACGAGGTAATGTCGGGGATTTCGTTGACGCTGGGTCCAAGGGCATGCGTGTCTTGCCCTTCTAACCCACCTCAATGTAACTGTGCTCCAGATGAAAACTGTATCATCACACTACAATCATGTGAACAGTGTCCACAAGTTGTCTGTTCACCAAATACGACAGGTGGTGCAGCTGGTCCCAGTAGTACCAGCTctgctggaggtggaggttCCCATGCAGGGCCCATAGCTGGAGGAGTAGTAGGTGGCTTAGCTGCTTTTGCTCTTATATTAGGATTCTTGCTATGGAAATTTGTATATAGCGCCAGTGCAAGACAAAAGCGCCAGGAGGAGTTGATGATGCTAAGTCAGGAGTACATGGAACCAAATGTCACACCCAATGTTGATGCCGAATCAGGCTTTTTTGAGAAGCAGCGAATGAGCAGGGATACAGGACTTGGCTCCTATGATACTGAAGGCAAATCAACTCGATTTTCATCAGTAACAATGAGTTCTATAAATACGGGACGTGGATCTAATATCATTCCAATTGCTTATATTCCCGGTGTCACAAGCAGGCAACAACTACAAGACCAGCAAATGACTGACCAATTCTTCAGTGCATCGGACATTCTGCGAGAATCTCAAATTAGTAACGAAGATGATATCCGATCTAGTATTGCCACAACTAATTATAGGGGGTCGGCATATGTACCGTCTGATGTTGTTACTGCAGTACCTATGAAACCCAACTTGGTGGAATTAAGTGGTGCAAACAAGCGAACCCTGGGCCCTACTAAGAATCCTGGACTTATGCTCAATACACAGGAAGCCCTGGGAGACAGAGACTCTGTACATAGTACCACCAGTGTCGCCTCATCGACAGTGCTCCACTCTGCTCAACAGATTATGAGAGGTGGTGCCAGATCTATTCGAATTGGCAAGGCCCAACCAGTGGGTCTTCAGTCACAGTTTATTGCAGAGGAGGATGAGAATGAAAAAGATCAGTCGAGCGGACGGCTGTCGGCAGCTTCCTCGCGAATCTCCAAAACTGCATCTCATATCTCGGCGGTGATCCAACGAACCGCCTCTAAAAGCAGTAGTTTGGGTGTTAGCAAGAGCGGTGGCGACCTGTCTAGGAATCCAACTAATTCCAGCAGTTCCAGCCAAGGTCTAGCGAGAAGCATAACGAGTCCTACTGGCTTCTCAACGGCGCCGATCGATCAATTAAATACAGGAATTGCAAAGGAAGTTGGCACTACATTGGGTAATACATCAGCAATTCTAGCGACAGTTAGCTCGACGTCTGGTACGTCATCTAATATGCCTTCTGCTCCGTTGTCCAACCCCTACACCACGGAATATGGAAATGGGTCCAATACTTCGCTGGACATTCGATTATCTACGACATCTGCTTTCGACATAGATTTACCTTTTCTAAAGAATGATCCAGAATCGGCATTAAATGGTGACTCTCAAAGCAATTCTGAGCTCGCTGTTTCTCGAGCGGTATCACGATCGTCTCGGTTCAGCCATAAGACTGGCAGAGAGTCTGTAGAGTATGTTGCTGATGACCTCCCTCAGGAGGCCTATCTATATGCCTCTTCTCCACACTTGCttggagctggtgataATGAACTgtctgatgatgatgagctTCGACGAGCACcagttcaacaacaacaacaaaaaccGTCAGTCCAGCCCCACCATCAGCACCCATCTAATGGCTCTACCTTGTCTTACGCTTCGAGCTTGTCTGAACGGGCTCCTGAGTTTACAACACTTATCCGACCTAAGAGATCCGACTCACCAGAAGGTCGATCGAGCCCTTTTGACGACAAATACGAGCACAAGTAA
- the TKL1 gene encoding transketolase TKL1 (Transketolase; catalyzes conversion of xylulose-5-phosphate and ribose-5-phosphate to sedoheptulose-7-phosphate and glyceraldehyde-3-phosphate in the pentose phosphate pathway; needed for synthesis of aromatic amino acids; TKL1 has a paralog, TKL2, that arose from the whole genome duplication; GO_component: GO:0005737 - cytoplasm [Evidence ISS] [PMID 2843500]; GO_function: GO:0003824 - catalytic activity [Evidence IEA]; GO_function: GO:0046872 - metal ion binding [Evidence IEA]; GO_function: GO:0016740 - transferase activity [Evidence IEA]; GO_function: GO:0004802 - transketolase activity [Evidence IEA,IEA]; GO_function: GO:0004802 - transketolase activity [Evidence IMP,ISS] [PMID 8226984]; GO_process: GO:0008152 - metabolic process [Evidence IEA]; GO_process: GO:0006098 - pentose-phosphate shunt [Evidence IMP] [PMID 8299150]; GO_process: GO:0006098 - pentose-phosphate shunt [Evidence TAS] [PMID 8534086]) produces MGLAPLGHVLFKNFLNFNPKNPKWAGRDRFVLSNGHACVLLYSLLHLFGYDVTLDDLKNFRQLGSRTPGHPENDLCGVEVTTGPLGQGIANAVGLALAESQLAATFNKPGYDLIDNYTYAIFGDGCMQEGVASEAMSLAGHLKLGKLIAFYDDNHITIDGDTNVSFTEDVLKRLEAYGWHTIWVKDGNTDLAGITAAIEEAKKVTDKPSVIKVTTTIGYGSKQQGTHSVHGAALKKDDIVQLKEQFGFDPEQNFVIPKEVTELYAQTVKAGAEREVEWNNLLSKYSKEFPELASELTRRLKGELPAGWEKKLPTYSTSDPAIASRKLSETVLTDIFEVLPELIGGSADLTGSNLTRPKDINDYQPTQDPASGDYTGRYIRYGVREHGMGAVMNGIAAYGAFIPYGGTFLNFVSYAAGAVRLSALSHHHVIWVATHDSIGLGEDGPTHQPIETLAHFRAIPNLQVWRPADGNETSAAYFKAITNSHSPSIICLSRQNLPQLEGSSVEKASKGGYTLVEAENPDVLIVSTGSEVYIAVDAVKELAKEGIKAGVISLPDWHTFNQQPQEYRLSVFPDGVPILSAEVMSTSGWQAYSHQQFGINRFGASGPYQDVYKYFEFTPEGIAKRAKATAEYYKGQTVKSPLHKAF; encoded by the coding sequence ATGGGTCTTGCTCCCCTTGGTCACGTTCTTTTcaagaacttcttgaacTTCAATCCTAAGAACCCTAAGTGGGCTGGCCGTGATAGATTTGTTCTCTCAAACGGTCACGCTTGTGTCCTTCTATACTCTCTTTTGCACCTTTTCGGTTATGATGTGACTCTTGATGACCTTAAGAATTTCAGACAACTTGGTTCTCGTACTCCTGGTCACCCTGAGAATGACCTTTGTGGTGTTGAGGTCACCACTGGTCCTCTTGGTCAAGGTATTGCTAATGCTGTTGGTTTAGCTCTTGCTGAGTCTCAATTGGCTGCTACTTTTAACAAGCCCGGTTACGACCTTATTGATAACTACACTTACGCTATCTTCGGTGATGGTTGTATGCAAGAGGGTGTTGCATCCGAGGCTATGTCTCTTGCCGGTCACTTGAAGTTGGGCAAGCTCATTGCTTTCTACGATGATAACCACATCACCATTGATGGTGATACCAATGTTTCATTTACTGAAGATGTCTTGAAGAGACTCGAGGCTTATGGATGGCACACTATCTGGGTCAAGGATGGTAACACCGACTTGGCCGGTatcactgctgctattgagGAAGCTAAGAAGGTAACTGATAAGCCCTCTGTCATCAAGGTCACCACCACTATTGGTTACGGTTCTAAGCAACAAGGTACTCACAGTGTCCACGGTGCTGCTCTTAAAAAGGATGATATTGTTCAACTCAAGGAGCAATTCGGTTTTGACCCTGAGCAGAACTTTGTGATTCCTAAGGAAGTCACTGAGTTGTATGCCCAGACCGTAAAGGCTGGTGCCGAGCGTGAAGTCGAGTGGAACAACTTGCTTTCCAAATACTCCAAGGAATTCCCTGAGCTTGCTTCTGAGCTTACTCGTCGTCTTAAGGGTGAACTTCCCGCTGGTtgggagaagaagctgccaaCTTACTCTACTTCTGACCCTGCTATTGCTTCTCGTAAGCTTTCTGAAACTGTTCTTACTGACATTTTCGAAGTTCTTCCTGAACTTATCGGTGGTTCTGCTGATTTGACTGGTTCCAACTTGACTAGACCTAAGGACATCAACGACTACCAACCTACCCAAGACCCTGCCAGCGGTGACTACACCGGTAGATACATTAGATACGGTGTCCGTGAACACGGTATGGGTGCTGTTATGAATGGTATTGCTGCTTATGGTGCTTTCATTCCTTATGGTGGTACTTTCTTGAATTTCGTTTCATATGCCGCTGGTGCCGTCAGATTGTCTGCCTTGTCCCACCACCACGTCATCTGGGTTGCCACCCATGACTCCATTGGTTTGGGTGAGGATGGTCCTACCCACCAACCTATTGAGACTTTGGCTCACTTTAGAGCTATCCCCAACCTCCAAGTCTGGCGTCCTGCTGATGGTAATGAGACCTCTGCTGCCTACTTCAAAGCTATTACCAACAGCCACAGTCCTTCCATCATTTGTCTTTCTCGTCAAAACTTGCCTCAATTAGAAGGCTCTTCTGTTGAGAAGGCTTCCAAGGGTGGTTACACTTTGGTTGAGGCTGAGAACCCCGATGTTCTTATTGTTTCCACCGGTTCTGAAGTTTACAtcgctgttgatgctgttaaGGAGCTTGCTAAGGAAGGAATCAAGGCTGGTGTCATCTCTTTGCCTGATTGGCATACCTTCAACCAACAACCTCAAGAGTACAGACTTTCTGTCTTCCCTGATGGTGTTCCAATCTTGTCTGCTGAAGTTATGTCCACTTCTGGTTGGCAAGCTTACTCTCACCAACAATTTGGTATTAACAGATTCGGTGCTTCTGGTCCTTATCAAGATGTTTACAAGTACTTTGAATTTACCCCCGAGGGGATTGCCAAGCGTGCTAAGGCTACTGCCGAGTATTACAAGGGCCAAACTGTCAAGTCTCCTCTCCACAAGGCTTTTTAA
- the CKA1 gene encoding casein kinase 2 catalytic subunit CKA1 (Alpha catalytic subunit of casein kinase 2 (CK2); a Ser/Thr protein kinase with roles in cell growth and proliferation; CK2, comprised of CKA1, CKA2, CKB1 and CKB2, has many substrates including transcription factors and all RNA polymerases; regulates Fkh1p-mediated donor preference during mating-type switching; GO_component: GO:0034456 - UTP-C complex [Evidence IDA] [PMID 17515605]; GO_component: GO:0005956 - protein kinase CK2 complex [Evidence IDA] [PMID 8135547]; GO_function: GO:0005524 - ATP binding [Evidence IEA,IEA]; GO_function: GO:0016301 - kinase activity [Evidence IEA]; GO_function: GO:0000166 - nucleotide binding [Evidence IEA]; GO_function: GO:0004672 - protein kinase activity [Evidence IEA]; GO_function: GO:0004672 - protein kinase activity [Evidence IDA] [PMID 16319894]; GO_function: GO:0004674 - protein serine/threonine kinase activity [Evidence IEA,IEA]; GO_function: GO:0004674 - protein serine/threonine kinase activity [Evidence IDA] [PMID 8226802]; GO_function: GO:0016740 - transferase activity [Evidence IEA]; GO_function: GO:0016772 - transferase activity, transferring phosphorus-containing groups [Evidence IEA]; GO_process: GO:0006974 - cellular response to DNA damage stimulus [Evidence IDA] [PMID 11551505]; GO_process: GO:0007535 - donor selection [Evidence IGI] [PMID 22496671]; GO_process: GO:0016310 - phosphorylation [Evidence IEA]; GO_process: GO:0006468 - protein phosphorylation [Evidence IEA]; GO_process: GO:0006468 - protein phosphorylation [Evidence IDA] [PMID 16319894]; GO_process: GO:0006468 - protein phosphorylation [Evidence IMP] [PMID 16607517]; GO_process: GO:0006468 - protein phosphorylation [Evidence IDA] [PMID 16952051]; GO_process: GO:0006356 - regulation of transcription from RNA polymerase I promoter [Evidence IDA] [PMID 11551505]; GO_process: GO:0006359 - regulation of transcription from RNA polymerase III promoter [Evidence IDA] [PMID 11551505]) has protein sequence MYQLLKGLDFAHSRGIMHRDVKPHNVMIDHAKRKLRLIDWGLAEFYHPRTAYNVRVASRYFKGPELLVDFEYYDYSLDLWSFGAMLASMVFKKEPFFHGNSNTDQLVKIARVLGTDELDVYLEKYGLELSEDYYDFGTYPKRPWERFVNSENMNLTNDELFDFLTKILRYDHQERLTAKESMEHPYFKVVRDYLATTGEGNDVIVAATPPGVMATDSVTDGDADMKE, from the coding sequence ATGTATCAGTTGCTCAAAGGGTTGGATTTTGCCCACTCAAGGGGTATAATGCATCGAGATGTCAAGCCACATAACGTCATGATTGACCATGCGAAAAGAAAGCTAAGACTGATAGATTGGGGGCTCGCTGAGTTTTACCATCCTCGTACTGCTTATAATGTTCGAGTGGCATCTCGCTATTTCAAGGGTCCAGAACTCCTTGTGGATTTTGAATATTATGACTATTCACTTGACCTATGGAGTTTTGGCGCCATGCTGGCGTCAATGGTCTTTAAGAAGGAACCTTTTTTTCATGGAAACTCCAATACTGATCAGTTGGTGAAGATAGCTAGGGTTCTAGGGACGGATGAATTGGATGTTTATCTAGAAAAGTACGGTTTAGAGCTCAGCGAAGACTATTATGATTTTGGCACATATCCTAAAAGGCCCTGGGAAAGGTTTGTTAATAGCGAAAATATGAACCTAACAAACGACGAGttatttgattttctgACAAAGATACTTCGCTATGACCATCAAGAGCGATTGACTGCGAAAGAATCGATGGAGCATCCTTATTTCAAAGTTGTACGAGATTACTTGGCAACGACTGGTGAAGGTAATGATGTCATTGTTGCGGCCACACCACCCGGCGTAATGGCCACAGATTCGGTTACGGATGGCGATGCTGATATGAAGGAGTAG
- the MET18 gene encoding Met18p (Component of cytosolic iron-sulfur protein assembly (CIA) machinery; acts at a late step of Fe-S cluster assembly; forms the CIA targeting complex with Cia1p and Cia2p that directs Fe-S cluster incorporation into a subset of proteins involved in methionine biosynthesis, DNA replication and repair, transcription, and telomere maintenance; ortholog of human MMS19; GO_component: GO:0005737 - cytoplasm [Evidence IDA] [PMID 14562095]; GO_component: GO:0005634 - nucleus [Evidence IEA,IEA]; GO_function: GO:0003674 - molecular_function [Evidence ND]; GO_process: GO:0006281 - DNA repair [Evidence IEA]; GO_process: GO:0006974 - cellular response to DNA damage stimulus [Evidence IEA]; GO_process: GO:0016226 - iron-sulfur cluster assembly [Evidence IMP] [PMID 22678361]; GO_process: GO:0016226 - iron-sulfur cluster assembly [Evidence IMP] [PMID 22678362]; GO_process: GO:0006351 - transcription, DNA-templated [Evidence IEA]), whose amino-acid sequence MKEGINMKKHSQNTRYLVFDLLSSILERFHETGKLDENEFIETYIYLTSGEKDPRNLLASFKISHGILANFGTKVLSQHKEDLFDVVFCYFPITFEPPKNDPYGITSKDLKDGLTMCIVGSDVLASEAFPALIEKLNSTSPTVKQDALTMINSCLENYSGSSLRSNGLWKDIWDGIKYEVLHGSDEVETATLALGALIKLAASVAVFDQNGLETSDVEIVDSYHNETVLESSSNGNDVATNVLNELLTQVKNETKDKLEEPQSKLALPAGTLIAGMAQANVVAFESLSSFAVPILLEAVQSSSTIDRQVGVLTILTKFLVSSGRIGSKDNAETYGNSSVEPLLAPYKDRIFEFFSRSLMGSSKSETKLRLLAVDGLTILAQLPGLLASDEIGLIIQYLNNIVLKEEDDELSERALLSLVKMTNFGKQDQIINITFPTFLASLPEDYYMSAETSLEVQKSPEYVLSALARLSTSRPIFEVLSVRLLGKLEVIRSVKYIHVILLTLLSALRKLSDQDDLSFYFEKFVPKLISKLVSPTSTLKDDQTVDTVAQIVAYTVQRVTATQQQLYVNEIFAYFNGSGEYSTLVGSEPVQSFLSPEATPSNLVSFLTTTISPVDPKVQLPVDKLSLIKTLIEVVAKSKSVFERTGYLRFIALITNKYIEADNQLKKVHDSLLSEVETRADVNSLEILTWLAKGLLLRNSSLGYQIADSLVNLLSQDSLTGRFAARLVAVLVAHDRILTKENKLVIRQLYKQKLFALILPKLVDGFKAGHQRVNFMVALSGLLQYTPSTIITPQLSKFLPLLLESFDIQDTKVQEAAINTIIVTLHEAADTFAHHISTMIPKLLKLSQDYQKNSASVRSAALVCLGSFPKTISLEYVLPYRNIVIKGLSTVLDDPRRSVRADAVLCRQSYYELGQ is encoded by the coding sequence ATGAAAGAAGGCATCAACATGAAAAAGCATAGCCAGAATACAAGATATTTGGTTTTCGACTTACTGAGCTCAATATTGGAGAGGTTCCATGAAACTGGTAAACTGGACGAAAACGAATTTATTGAAACATACATTTATCTTACCAGCGGAGAGAAAGATCCTAGAAATTTGCTAGCATCGTTCAAGATTTCTCACGGAATCTTGGCCAATTTCGGCACAAAAGTGCTGAGCCAGCACAAAGAGGATTTATTCGATGTTGTTTTTTGCTATTTTCCTATTACATTTGAACCACCAAAGAACGATCCGTATGGAATTACCAGTAAAGACCTGAAAGATGGGCTTACCATGTGCATTGTTGGAAGTGATGTATTAGCAAGTGAGGCATTCCCCGCACTCATTGAAAAACTAAACTCCACTTCTCCAACAGTGAAACAAGACGCATTGACTATGATCAACTCCTGTCTTGAGAACTACAGTGGTAGTAGCCTGAGATCAAATGGTCTCTGGAAAGATATTTGGGATGGTATAAAATATGAAGTTTTGCATGGTAGTGATGAAGTTGAAACTGCGACTTTAGCCTTGGGTGCATTGATAAAGTTGGCTGCTTCCGTTGCCGTCTTTGATCAGAACGGTTTAGAAACCAGCGACGTTGAAATTGTTGACAGCTATCATAATGAGACGGTCCTCGAAAGTTCTAGTAATGGCAATGACGTTGCTACCAATGTTCTGAACGAGCTTTTGACTCAGGTTAAAAATGAGACAAAAGACAAATTAGAAGAACCCCAATCAAAACTAGCCTTACCGGCTGGAACTTTGATTGCTGGAATGGCACAGGCAAATGTTGTTGCATTTGAATCGCTTAGCTCATTTGCAGTGCCAATCTTACTGGAGGCTGTGcaatcatcatcaacgaTTGATAGACAAGTGGGTGTCTTGACAATTCTCACCAAATTCCTAGTTTCTTCTGGAAGAATTGGAAGTAAGGATAATGCTGAGACATATGGTAATTCGTCGGTAGAGCCGCTCTTAGCACCATATAAAGATCGCATTTTCGAGTTTTTTTCACGTTCTCTTATGGGTTCATCAAAAAGTGAAACTAAACTACGTCTTCTTGCAGTCGATGGCCTAACAATATTAGCTCAACTTCCTGGCCTTCTTGCTAGCGATGAGATTGGGTTGATTATTCAGTATCTGAACAATATTGTCctaaaagaagaagacgacgaattATCAGAACGAGCACTGTTGTCTTTGGTTAAAATGACAAATTTTGGTAAACAGGACCAGATCATAAATATCACATTTCCTACATTTCTGGCATCTCTACCGGAGGATTATTACATGTCAGCGGAAACATCTCTCGAGGTGCAAAAATCACCAGAGTATGTTCTTTCAGCACTTGCAAGATTGTCCACTAGTCGTCCTATTTTTGAAGTCCTTAGCGTTCGACTATTGGGTAAGCTTGAAGTCATTCGTAGCgtcaaatatatacatgtCATCCTGTTGACACTACTATCGGCATTACGTAAGCTATCGGATCAAGATGATTTGTCcttttattttgaaaagtttgTTCCAAAGTTGATCTCAAAACTGGTCTCACCAACAAGCACCTTGAAGGACGATCAAACTGTTGACACAGTTGCTCAAATCGTGGCGTATACAGTTCAACGAGTAACCGCCacacaacaacaactatATGTAAATGAAATTTTTGCATATTTCAACGGTAGTGGTGAATATTCGACTTTGGTTGGATCTGAGCCTGTGCAAAGCTTTTTGAGTCCCGAGGCTACCCCATCCAATCTGGTAAGTTTCCTCACTACGACGATATCTCCTGTTGATCCAAAAGTCCAACTACCAGTTGATAAGCTTAGTTTGATCAAAACTTTAATCGAAGTTGTGGCAAAGTCCAAATCTGTTTTTGAGAGAACCGGCTATCTTCGGTTCATTGCCTTGATTACGAACAAGTATATTGAGGCCGACAACCAACTGAAAAAGGTACATGATTCGCTACTGTCAGAAGTGGAGACAAGAGCAGATGTGAATTCACTTGAGATTTTAACTTGGCTAGCCAAGGGTCTCTTGTTGCGCAATAGTTCTCTAGGTTACCAGATAGCTGACTCTTTGGTAAATTTGCTTAGCCAAGATTCTTTGACTGGTAGGTTTGCAGCAAGACTAGTAGCTGTCTTAGTCGCACATGATCGTATCCTGACTAAAGAAAACAAGCTAGTGATCCGCCAgctatataaacaaaaactgTTTGCACTTATTTTGCCCAAACTTGTGGACGGATTCAAAGCCGGACATCAGCGAGTCAATTTCATGGTGGCTTTGTCAGGGCTCTTGCAATATACTCCGAGCACAATCATTACCCCACAACTTTCTAAATTCCTTCCTTTACTACTAGAATCTTTTGATATTCAGGATACTAAAGTACAGGAGGCCGCTATAAACACTATCATTGTCACATTGCATGAGGCAGCTGATACGTTTGCCCATCATATATCTACCATGATTCCAAAATTACTTAAGTTGTCGCAGGATTATCAGAAAAACTCAGCATCGGTACGCTCAGCAGCTCTGGTGTGCCTTGGATCATTTCCCAAAACGATATCTCTTGAGTATGTTTTGCCATATCGTAACATAGTTATTAAGGGGCTTAGTACTGTGCTTGATGACCCGAGACGGTCAGTTAGGGCTGACGCAGTGCTTTGTCGTCAATCATACTATGAACTGGGCCAATGA